A region of Streptomyces cinnamoneus DNA encodes the following proteins:
- a CDS encoding MFS transporter, translating to MGQHWKKIWVGSAGNMVEWFDWFVYASFATYFAGAFFPAGNDTAKLMNTAGIFAVGFFMRPVGGWLLGRVGDRRGRKAALTLTVTLMSASAVLIAVAPTYAVAGYGGAAVLLVARLLQGLSVGGEYAASATYLTEASAPGRRGFASSFQYVSMTAGQLLGLGLLILLQHTLSSAELHSWGWRVPFAVGALGAAVIFYLRRNMLETDVYEESDGAAREDRGTLKALLQHKREALLVMALTMGGTVAYYTYTTYLTKYLSNSAGLPKQTATLVSFCALLVFACLQPLAGALSDRIGRRPLLITFAVGSTFLTVPIMAMLKHAGSFWPALGLSLLALVVVTGYTSINACVKAELFPTGVRSLGVALPYAIANALFGGTAEYVALWFKKGGLEAGFSWYVAGCAAVSLIVYLTMRETRDTDLTTVGAAAGTAGAAGAAGADPAGSARDGRAAPGKTSQSQDGVPTS from the coding sequence ATGGGACAGCACTGGAAGAAGATCTGGGTCGGGTCGGCCGGCAACATGGTCGAGTGGTTCGACTGGTTCGTCTACGCCAGCTTCGCCACCTACTTCGCGGGGGCCTTCTTCCCCGCGGGCAACGACACGGCCAAGCTCATGAACACGGCCGGCATCTTCGCCGTCGGCTTCTTCATGCGGCCCGTCGGCGGCTGGCTGCTCGGCCGCGTCGGCGACCGGCGCGGCCGCAAGGCGGCCCTCACCCTGACCGTCACGCTGATGTCCGCGTCCGCCGTGCTCATCGCCGTCGCCCCCACCTACGCGGTGGCCGGTTACGGGGGTGCCGCGGTGCTGCTCGTCGCGCGGCTGCTCCAGGGGCTGTCGGTCGGCGGCGAGTACGCGGCCAGCGCCACCTACCTCACGGAGGCCTCCGCGCCCGGCCGCCGGGGCTTCGCCTCCAGCTTCCAGTACGTCTCCATGACGGCGGGCCAACTGCTCGGGCTGGGGCTGCTGATCCTCCTTCAGCACACCCTGTCGAGCGCCGAGCTGCACAGCTGGGGCTGGCGCGTCCCGTTCGCCGTGGGCGCGCTCGGCGCGGCCGTCATCTTCTACCTGCGGCGCAACATGCTGGAGACGGACGTCTACGAGGAGTCGGACGGAGCGGCGCGGGAGGACCGGGGCACGCTCAAGGCCCTGTTGCAGCACAAGCGTGAGGCGCTGCTGGTCATGGCGCTGACCATGGGCGGGACGGTGGCGTACTACACCTACACCACTTATCTGACGAAGTACCTCTCCAACAGCGCGGGTCTTCCCAAGCAGACGGCCACCCTGGTCAGCTTCTGCGCGCTGCTGGTCTTCGCGTGCCTGCAGCCGTTGGCCGGCGCCCTGTCGGACCGGATCGGCCGGCGTCCCCTGCTGATCACCTTCGCGGTCGGCTCCACCTTCCTGACCGTGCCGATCATGGCGATGCTGAAGCACGCGGGCTCCTTCTGGCCGGCTCTCGGGCTGTCCCTGCTGGCGCTGGTCGTGGTCACCGGCTACACGTCGATCAACGCCTGTGTGAAGGCGGAGCTGTTCCCGACCGGCGTGCGGTCCCTGGGCGTGGCCCTGCCGTACGCGATCGCCAACGCGCTCTTCGGCGGGACGGCGGAGTACGTGGCCCTGTGGTTCAAGAAGGGCGGCCTGGAGGCGGGCTTCTCCTGGTACGTGGCGGGCTGTGCGGCCGTGTCGCTGATCGTCTACCTGACGATGCGGGAGACGCGGGACACCGACCTGACGACGGTGGGCGCGGCGGCGGGGACGGCGGGCGCAGCCGGGGCGGCCGGGGCGGACCCGGCCGGGTCCGCGCGGGACGGCCGTGCGGCGCCCGGAAAGACGTCCCAGTCACAGGACGGAGTGCCCACATCCTGA